A window of the Brassica napus cultivar Da-Ae chromosome C5, Da-Ae, whole genome shotgun sequence genome harbors these coding sequences:
- the LOC106432364 gene encoding putative sugar transporter ERD6-like 13 isoform X2 — MGEEPLLQKLRIQEDIESAKHKLVNDDVDDGDGPVTFILLFTTFTALCGTFSYGTAAGFTSPAQFGMMAGLNLSLAEFSFFGSILTIGGLVGAALSGKLADLLGRRGALWVSNSFCMTGWLMIAYSQAAWSLDIGRLFLGVAAGLSCYVVPVYIVEISPKQIRGAFTAVNALVMSSSVSITFLVGSATSWKTLALISTVPCVLEFVGLFFIPESPRWLSRNGRVKESVAALQRLRGNNTNITKEAAEIKIYMENLQEEFKEDCFFELFKPRYSRVISVGIGLLVLQQVGGLSGYTFYMSSIFHKSGFPNNIGVSITSAVQLVTSILGLIIVDKYGRRSLLTVATVMMCMGSLITGLSFLFQSYALLNNYTPISALIGVLVFFVSITVGIGGIPWVMVSEMTPINVKGSAGTLCNLTSWSCNWFVSYTFNFLFQWSTSGVFFIYSIISGLGILFVLKMVPETRGRSLEEIQADITR; from the exons ATGGGGGAAGAACCACTGCTTCAGAAACTCAGGATTCAAGAAGACATCGAATCAGCCAAACACAAACTTGTTAATGACGACGTTGACGACGGTGATGGTCCAGTCACTTTCATTTTACTCTTCACAACCTTCACCGCTCTCTGCGGCACCTTCTCTTATGGCACTGCC GCCGGCTTTACGTCACCAGCTCAATTTGGGATGATGGCAGGACTAAACCTTTCTTTGGCTGAG TTCTCTTTCTTTGGATCCATATTAACAATTGGTGGACTTGTGGGAGCCGCGTTGTCCGGAAAACTCGCTGATCTCCTTGGTCGGAGAGGC GCTTTATGGGTTTCAAACTCGTTTTGCATGACCGGCTGGCTTATGATCGCCTACTCTCAG GCGGCTTGGTCCCTTGACATCGGAAGACTTTTTCTCGGCGTTGCAGCTGGTTTATCTTGTTATGTG GTACCAGTCTACATTGTAGAAATCTCACCCAAACAAATCAGAGGCGCGTTTACTGCGGTTAATGCG cTTGTGATGTCTTCTAGCGTCTCCATTACATTCCTCGTTGGATCAGCCACTTCATGGAAAACATTAGCTCTCATAA GTACGGTTCCTTGTGTTTTAGAATTCGTTGGTTTATTCTTTATACCGGAGTCTCCTAGGTGGCTG TCTAGAAATGGTCGGGTAAAAGAATCGGTAGCTGCACTCCAACGTCTGCGAGGAAACAACACTAATATCACCAAAGAGGCTGCAGAAAtcaaa ATATACATGGAAAATCTTCAAGAAGAATTCAAAGAAGATTGCTTTTTCGAGCTCTTCAAACCACGATACTCTCGTGTTATTAGT GTGGGAATTGGATTGCTAGTACTGCAACAAGTCGGAGGCCTCAGTGGCTATACATTTTACATGAGCTCGATATTTCACAAATCGG GGTTTCCTAACAACATAGGAGTATCAATAACGAGCGCGGTGCAGTTGGTGACAAGCATTTTAGGATTAATAATCGTGGATAAATATGGGAGACGGTCCCTTCTAACG GTTGCGACGGTCATGATGTGCATGGGGTCATTAATCACAGGACTATCGTTTTTATTTCAg AGCTATGCTTTACTCAACAACTACACCCCAATTTCAGCACTCATTGGAGTGTTG GTTTTTTTCGTTTCCATCACAGTCGGAATAGGAGGTATTCCATGGGTCATGGTCTCCGAG ATGACACCGATAAATGTAAAGGGATCGGCAGGAACGCTATGCAATCTAACGAGCTGGTCCTGCAATTGGTTCGTCTCCTACACATTCAACTTTCTCTTCCAATGGAGTACTTCTG GTGTGTTTTTCATATATTCAATAATCTCTGGTTTGGGCATTCTATTTGTGCTGAAAATGGTACCAGAGACTCGAGGTCGTTCACTCGAAGAAATCCAAGCTGATATTACCCGATAA
- the LOC106432364 gene encoding putative sugar transporter ERD6-like 13 isoform X1 — protein sequence MFSSSLLDKKKCFLSFFFTEHESWLRFMSRSYIKSLIISFWKIIVVISNNRNAFLFLFLLEGPNQENDLSGSHEKQHIFMINIYPHDFLVLFYFGKAGFTSPAQFGMMAGLNLSLAEFSFFGSILTIGGLVGAALSGKLADLLGRRGALWVSNSFCMTGWLMIAYSQAAWSLDIGRLFLGVAAGLSCYVVPVYIVEISPKQIRGAFTAVNALVMSSSVSITFLVGSATSWKTLALISTVPCVLEFVGLFFIPESPRWLSRNGRVKESVAALQRLRGNNTNITKEAAEIKIYMENLQEEFKEDCFFELFKPRYSRVISVGIGLLVLQQVGGLSGYTFYMSSIFHKSGFPNNIGVSITSAVQLVTSILGLIIVDKYGRRSLLTVATVMMCMGSLITGLSFLFQSYALLNNYTPISALIGVLVFFVSITVGIGGIPWVMVSEMTPINVKGSAGTLCNLTSWSCNWFVSYTFNFLFQWSTSGVFFIYSIISGLGILFVLKMVPETRGRSLEEIQADITR from the exons atgttttcttcttctttattagacaaaaaaaaatgctttctttcattcttttttaCTGAGCACGAAAGTTGGTTAAGATTTATGAGTAGGTCATATATCAAATCGTTAATCATTAGTTTTTGGAAGATCATTGTGGTCATATCGAACAACAGAAATgcttttctgtttttatttctCTTGGAAGGTCCAAATCAAGAGAATGATCTATCAGGCTCTCACGAAAAGCAACatatatttatgataaatatatatccaCATGATTTTTTggtcttattttattttgggaAGGCCGGCTTTACGTCACCAGCTCAATTTGGGATGATGGCAGGACTAAACCTTTCTTTGGCTGAG TTCTCTTTCTTTGGATCCATATTAACAATTGGTGGACTTGTGGGAGCCGCGTTGTCCGGAAAACTCGCTGATCTCCTTGGTCGGAGAGGC GCTTTATGGGTTTCAAACTCGTTTTGCATGACCGGCTGGCTTATGATCGCCTACTCTCAG GCGGCTTGGTCCCTTGACATCGGAAGACTTTTTCTCGGCGTTGCAGCTGGTTTATCTTGTTATGTG GTACCAGTCTACATTGTAGAAATCTCACCCAAACAAATCAGAGGCGCGTTTACTGCGGTTAATGCG cTTGTGATGTCTTCTAGCGTCTCCATTACATTCCTCGTTGGATCAGCCACTTCATGGAAAACATTAGCTCTCATAA GTACGGTTCCTTGTGTTTTAGAATTCGTTGGTTTATTCTTTATACCGGAGTCTCCTAGGTGGCTG TCTAGAAATGGTCGGGTAAAAGAATCGGTAGCTGCACTCCAACGTCTGCGAGGAAACAACACTAATATCACCAAAGAGGCTGCAGAAAtcaaa ATATACATGGAAAATCTTCAAGAAGAATTCAAAGAAGATTGCTTTTTCGAGCTCTTCAAACCACGATACTCTCGTGTTATTAGT GTGGGAATTGGATTGCTAGTACTGCAACAAGTCGGAGGCCTCAGTGGCTATACATTTTACATGAGCTCGATATTTCACAAATCGG GGTTTCCTAACAACATAGGAGTATCAATAACGAGCGCGGTGCAGTTGGTGACAAGCATTTTAGGATTAATAATCGTGGATAAATATGGGAGACGGTCCCTTCTAACG GTTGCGACGGTCATGATGTGCATGGGGTCATTAATCACAGGACTATCGTTTTTATTTCAg AGCTATGCTTTACTCAACAACTACACCCCAATTTCAGCACTCATTGGAGTGTTG GTTTTTTTCGTTTCCATCACAGTCGGAATAGGAGGTATTCCATGGGTCATGGTCTCCGAG ATGACACCGATAAATGTAAAGGGATCGGCAGGAACGCTATGCAATCTAACGAGCTGGTCCTGCAATTGGTTCGTCTCCTACACATTCAACTTTCTCTTCCAATGGAGTACTTCTG GTGTGTTTTTCATATATTCAATAATCTCTGGTTTGGGCATTCTATTTGTGCTGAAAATGGTACCAGAGACTCGAGGTCGTTCACTCGAAGAAATCCAAGCTGATATTACCCGATAA
- the LOC106432359 gene encoding glycine-rich protein 5-like, with amino-acid sequence MASKSMLLVALLVGSLALTSFASVPNRKLKSGLEDQKTFFHHPGGGLGGGGGLGGGGGLGGGGGLGGGSGLGGGGGLGGGGGLGGGAGGGLGGGAGGGGGLGGGAGGGGGLGGGAGGGAGGGFGGGAGGGAGGGAGGGFGGGAGGGGGLGGGGGAGGGFGGGAGGGFGGGAGAGGGYGASGLP; translated from the coding sequence ATGGCTTCCAAGTCAATGCTTCTTGTTGCCTTACTTGTCGGTTCTTTAGCTCTCACTTCATTTGCTAGTGTCCCTAACAGGAAGCTTAAGAGTGGTCTCGAGGATCAAAAGACGTTCTTCCACCATCCAGGCGGTGGTCTTGGTGGAGGCGGTGGCCTTGGAGGAGGAGGCGGCCTTGGTGGAGGAGGCGGCCTTGGTGGAGGAAGCGGCCTTGGTGGAGGAGGTGGTCTTGGCGGAGGAGGCGGCCTTGGCGGAGGAGCTGGTGGCGGTTTAGGTGGAGGAGCTGGAGGCGGTGGTGGTTTAGGTGGAGGAGCTGGAGGTGGCGGTGGTTTAGGTGGAGGAGCTGGTGGTGGAGCAGGAGGAGGATTTGGCGGAGGAGCTGGAGGTGGTGCTGGTGGAGGTGCTGGTGGTGGATTTGGAGGTGGAGCTGGTGGTGGAGGTGGACTCGGAGGTGGAGGTGGAGCCGGTGGTGGATTTGGAGGAGGAGCAGGTGGTGGATTCGGTGGTGGAGCGGGTGCTGGTGGTGGTTACGGCGCCAGTGGACTTCCATGA